GCTCACTCGCGCCCGCGGCGGCATTGGCGGTGAGGCGCGCGTAGCGGTTGACGATGCGGCTCCCGGAGTCCAAGCGCAGGGAGCCGTCCTTCCCCATTCCCAGACCAAAGGTGTCCGGCTCGGCCCGGACGGCACCAGCCGCGAAAAGCACGAAAAAAAGGAAGAAACCGCGCATGGCGCGATGCTACCCGAAACTCCCCGCGCCACGGCAGGAGGCCCCTCCCGGAGCCCCCCTCACATCCCGAGCTGACGCATCAGCCGAGGGGGGACCGGGTAGACGGGCTCGCGAGGGAGCAGCCGAGTGGCCTGCTCGGCCCGCCCGGCATCGAGGAGCTTGCGGATCTTCCTCACCCGCTCGGTGAGCTCCTCGATGGACAGGATCCATTCCTCGACGTAGCGGCCGATGACCATCCGCCCGAGCCCCACCTGGATGCTGTCATGGGAGAGCGACTGTCCTCGCAGCGAACGCTCTGGATCCCATTGAATGTGGACCAGAGCGCGCTGGAAGTCCCGGTCCCACTGCTGGGGAGTGCCATGGGCTCCTGGCTCGAAGCCCGTCAGCACCCCGAGCTCCAGCGCGGCCTCCCACCCTTCCCGCCGGAGGCGCACGGCGAGGATCCGCTCCTGTCCGGACTTGAGCCCCCAATTGCTGCGCTCCATCAGCCACAGGAAGCTGGGCTTTATCCACGTCATCCGGTTCAGCGAGAACGGAGGACCGAACCGTTGCCGCTCGAGGGCCACATCCGCGATGGCGTCCGGATAGGCCTGGTAGACGACGATGGAGGTCCGATCATGATCGGCGCGGATCTCTCGGCGGGGGCTCACCCGGACAGGTTAGCCACAAAGCGAGGGGCCCGGAACCGGCCACCGGTCCCGGGCCCCTCGTCACTTCACCCGATTACTGACTCACTTGCAGAGCGGGCTGCCCTCGGTGGTGCCCTCGGGGCATCCCTCGCCAACGCAGTACTTCACGCCGCTGTCCACCACCGTGCGGCCGGACTGATCGTGCGGCACGACCACGCGGCAGGAAGCCTGGGTGGAGAGGCCGGCGTCGTTCGTGATGGCGTAGTGGATGGTGTAGACGCGGCCATCCCCCGTGCCCTCGCGCTCCGAGCGGATCTGCACGAACGACTTGCCCACGATGATGGACATGTCCTCGCAGGTGCGGCCGTCACCGTTGCCATTGGCATCCTCCACCTCGTCCGAGGTGACGCGGAGCACATGGCCATACGTGTCCAGCGGCAGGGTGTTGCCGCAGGAGTCCGTCGCGGGCTGGGCGCAGTCGGACAGCGACAGGGTCACGTACTTGTGGTTGGGGGGCCACATCTGCACGCCCTTGTCCGCTCCCGCCACGGGCGCGCCGTCATTGCAGTAACCGCAGACGTCGTCGCCACCACCACCGCCGTTGTCGTCGTCATCGTCGTCGTGGCCGCCACC
The sequence above is drawn from the Archangium gephyra genome and encodes:
- a CDS encoding DUF4291 domain-containing protein; the encoded protein is MSPRREIRADHDRTSIVVYQAYPDAIADVALERQRFGPPFSLNRMTWIKPSFLWLMERSNWGLKSGQERILAVRLRREGWEAALELGVLTGFEPGAHGTPQQWDRDFQRALVHIQWDPERSLRGQSLSHDSIQVGLGRMVIGRYVEEWILSIEELTERVRKIRKLLDAGRAEQATRLLPREPVYPVPPRLMRQLGM